GCGTATTTATTGAATAGAAGGCTCGAAAATATACGCACAACTGTGTACAGACAGACGATGTTTGCATCTTTTGAAAGAGAGGTTCACAACAGATCTGCAAAAGAGGGAGACACAACTCCTGACGGACTAATGAAGCTGTGGTATGAACTAAATAGGAAGTATTACGGAGATGAAATTATCATAGATGAAGCTTTAAAGATGGAGTGGGGTCGGATCCCACATTTTTACTCTCCCTTCTATGTATACCAGTACGCAACCGGATACTCGGCTGCCACTGCTCTTGCCGAGGGCATATTGCAGAATGAGTCAGACAACAGAGATAAGTATCTACAGTTTCTAAAGATGGGCGGTTCCGATTATCCTATTAATCTTTTGAAAAACGCGGGAGTTGATATGAGCACTTCTCAACCAGTAGAAAGTGTCATCAATATCTTTTCCGAAACACTGAAAGAAATGAAAGAACTCATAAATTAATTGAGGTCGGTCAAAAAATAAATTTACAAAGACTGTTATTTTGTAGTACATTTATTGACGGTAAGAAAACCTAAATCAAAGGAGCGTGCCTATTCATGGGCAACAAAGCCAAAAAAGTAGTTGTAGCGTTAGGCGGTAACGCCTTACAAGAGCCAGGCTCTCCTTCTACGGCTGAAGCACAGTTAGCCGTAGTTCAGAAAACCTGCGGGTATCTCGAAAAGATTAACGCTGAAGGGTATGAAATGGGAATCGTTCACGGAAACGGGCCACAAGTTGGACGACTCGCTTTGAGTCTGGAAGTTGCAGAAACGATGAATAAAGATTTGCCGGCTATGCCATTTGACGTCTGCAACGCTATGACTCAAGGATATATTGGCTACCAGATACAGCAAAGTTTAAATGAAGTGATAAGACAAAAGAATAGAAATATACCGGTAGTAACTCTTGTCACTCAAGTCGTTGTCGATGCCAACGATGCTGCCTTTAATAATCCGACAAAACCGATAGGCCCTTTTTATACAGAAGAAGAAGCTGTAAAGATAAGAAAAGAAAAGGGGTTTACAGTCAAGGAAGACGCAGGACGCGGTTGGAGAAGAATGATAGCATCTCCGGAACCAAAGAGAATCGTAGAAATTGATTCTATTAAACAGCTTTGGGGCTCCAATATAGTTATACTTGCGGGAGGCGGGGGAATACCCGTTGTGGAAAATCCCGATGGCTCTCTCTCCGGCATAGCGGCAGTTATTGACAAGGATCTCTCTGCAGGCTGCTTTGCTGAAGCAATTGAAGCGGATGTTTTTCTTATTTTAACGGGTGTTGAAAGAGTCTGCTTAAATTATGGCAAGGAAAACCAAAAAGAGCTTGGTAAGATAACTGTGGCGGAAGCGAAAGAGTATATAGAGCAAGGGCACTTCCCTCCCGGCAGTATGTTGCCAAAGATTATGGCGGGAATCAATTTTGCAAGCAAGTTCCCAGGGAAAAAAGCCATAATAACATCTCTTTACAGAGCGATAGATTCACTTGAAGGAAAGACTGGAACAGAAATAACTTTATAAAACATTTGCAATAAAAAGGGCAGCCTATACAGGTTGCCCTTTTTTCATACCTACTTCATTTATATTTCTATAATTACGGCAATTTATGAGAATTGACAGCTAATTTCTAACTCTCTTGACTTATATGATTTAAATACATAACCTTATATACACACATTAGGTATAATTACAAAGAATAGTGTACTCTTTGCTAAAAATACTAGAATTGGAAAGATGTTTATTTGATCATTAAAACTCTTTTAAAAGACAAGCACAAAAAAATGTTTTCAGTTCTGCTTATCCTTCTGCTCACTGTCGCATACGGAGCTTTTGCTCTATATTATGACAAGCAGAACTTAAGTGCTGAAAGCGACATCCTGACATTTTATGCTCTCGACGTAGGACAGGGAGACTCTTTCTTCTTCATGCTGCCTAATGGAGAAAATGTGCTAATAGATGCAGGACCAGAAGAGGCTGGAAGCAAAGTTGTCTCTTTTCTCAGAAAACGTGGAGTTAAAAAAATAGACCTCCTTGTTGC
The window above is part of the Synergistaceae bacterium genome. Proteins encoded here:
- the arcC gene encoding carbamate kinase; this encodes MGNKAKKVVVALGGNALQEPGSPSTAEAQLAVVQKTCGYLEKINAEGYEMGIVHGNGPQVGRLALSLEVAETMNKDLPAMPFDVCNAMTQGYIGYQIQQSLNEVIRQKNRNIPVVTLVTQVVVDANDAAFNNPTKPIGPFYTEEEAVKIRKEKGFTVKEDAGRGWRRMIASPEPKRIVEIDSIKQLWGSNIVILAGGGGIPVVENPDGSLSGIAAVIDKDLSAGCFAEAIEADVFLILTGVERVCLNYGKENQKELGKITVAEAKEYIEQGHFPPGSMLPKIMAGINFASKFPGKKAIITSLYRAIDSLEGKTGTEITL